A segment of the Candidatus Pelagisphaera phototrophica genome:
CTATTATCCCCAGCCCTATTCCGACCAGCATGAGTAGATCGCGGGCAATAGGCCAAAAAAAGCCCGCCTCAGACGATTTTGCGCTGGAACCAAAACACCCGCAATCGACATCCAGGCCACGCATAGCGGCCTGAGACAGCAAAATGATAAATACGACCAGCAATCCAACTGCCAGCATTCGAGCTCCCCCTTTCATTACCCTGAAAACCAGACAAGCCCCAACGCAAAGCTCCAAATAAGGAACCCCCAGAGACGCGATTACAGAGACTTTGTAGCTGAATACCTCGTACGTCAAAATCGCAGATAGGAAAGCAGAAGGATCCATCAGTTTAACGATTCCCGCCCACAAAAAGGCGACCCCTACAATGATTTCTGCGAATTGACCCAGTCTTCTCATTGATTCGCCCCTTCAACCATCCCAGCTTCGGCAAGCTTTTCCCACCCGCCTTTGAGC
Coding sequences within it:
- a CDS encoding MauE/DoxX family redox-associated membrane protein, which encodes MRRLGQFAEIIVGVAFLWAGIVKLMDPSAFLSAILTYEVFSYKVSVIASLGVPYLELCVGACLVFRVMKGGARMLAVGLLVVFIILLSQAAMRGLDVDCGCFGSSAKSSEAGFFWPIARDLLMLVGIGLGIIAGGNANGSREK